Part of the Catalinimonas alkaloidigena genome is shown below.
GTCCCTAAACAATATACCGTGAGGCCAGAGTGAGATAGACCTTCCGTTATGTTGATCCAGACTTTTTTGTATATGCTGCTGAAAGGCATAATCCGCACATCCTTGTGGAGGCGTGCCCCAGATATTCCTGCCGTAAGAATCTTGCTCAAAGCTTTTACGGTCCCAGGCTTTAATGGAGTAGGGGGGATTGGCCAAAATCACATTAAACTTTTTCAAAGTATCATGTTCCAGAAAGGCCGGATGCGTCAATGTATCTCCTCTTACTACCTGAAACTCCTCTATGCCGTGCAAAAACATATTCATACGGGCTATGGCTGAGGTGAGCAGGTTAATCTCCTGCCCATAGAGCCTTAGTGTGCGGTATTCCTTGCCTTCTTCCTTTAAATGTAAAGCACAGTTGAGCAGAAGCCCCCCAGAGCCACAGGTAGGGTCATACACGCTCTCCCCCGGTTGCGGGTCCATGATCATGGTCATGAGCTTTACCACCGTACGGTTGGTGTAAAACTCCGCAGCGGTATGTCCGCTATCATCAGCAAACTCCTTAATCAGGTACTCATAAGCATTGCCCAGCTGATCATCCGGTACATTGGCCAGGTTGAGCTTATGCTGAGAGAAGTGCTCAATGAGATTGGTGAGCGTTTCATCGGAGAGGCGGTTCTTATTGGTCCAACTGGCATCTCCAAAAATTCCGTATAATGTTTCCGGGTTGGCCTTCTCAATACCTCGCATCGCTTCCTGAATAGCCCTACCTACATTTACGGTAGTTTCCCGCACATCATTCCAGTGTGACCCTTTGGGTATCTGGAAGCGGTGGTTCTCTTCAAAAGAGGCGTACTCCAGGTCTCCGCCACTTTCCTGCATAGCCTGTTCAAACTCCTCATCATACACATCACAGATACGCTTAAAAAAGAGTAGGGGGAAGATGTATTGCTTATAATCTCCGGCATCTATAGTGCCTCGCAGGGCAATAGCGGCCCCCCAGAGATATTTTTCTAATTCCGCCTGGGTCATATTTTGTTTAGGTAGTTTTTATCAATTCTTTATTCTGCCTCACTTACAAGAAGGCTCTCCTCCAAATAAGGTCTAAGGATAGAATGAAACCATGCAATGGCGGCCTCCCCATCTTTCAGGGTAGCCTCAGTAATATCCCTGCTATGTCTTATGCTATTCCTGAGCTCTCCCAACTGACTGAAGCGTGTCATGATCATTCCTTTGCTACCAAAGTTCTCTTCAAATATAGGCCATACTCCCTTAGCTAGCATTACGTCTTTATATTCCTGTAGATCAAAAAAGTCTAATTTTCTCCGTAAGGCATCAAATTGCTTTTTATCCTCTCCAGGATTTTTTCTCAGCCAGTGATTAATTCGCCCTTCAGACTTTTCACGAATGTGTATAGGAATAAACTCCTCGTAGGCATTGAGTTCAGCAGTGTTTTCCAGTTTCATCGCAATTAGGTTCCTCATCGCAATTTCCAGATTTTCTACCTCCTTATCGTAGTGCTGAAGGTCTTCAGGTACTACATTCTCCTTTTTAGTTTCATGATATGACTTCAAGAATTTATTGATACCATCACATATTTTTTTCCTTCTTTCCTCCAAGAAAGTTTCGTATTGATCAATATCATACAGCTCTGTATTAGTAGGTACAAACTGTTTCCTTAACTGCTCAGCATCAATCTTGGGTAGATATTCCGCTGGGTCGGTATCCAAAATTTCAATGTTAGATTGCTGAGTAATGAAAGCAATATTGGCAATCTCATTAATCAGGGCCTTATGAACAGAGTTTTTAGAATTGTATTTTTTATAAAGAAAGGCTTTAGGGAATATATGATGGCGTTGAAGCTTATTATTATAGCCTATGCTTTTTGAGTAAAGACTTAATGCAGGATTGGTCCAGTCCTTAGCATTTTGAGCTCTAATAGCGCTGTAAAAAATATTATAAATTCTACTTCTAACCCCTTGGTAAGCCAGGTCTTCTGTTCTCAGATAGAGGTTAGTGCCCCGGTAAAGCTGCATCTCTTTGATCAGTGCATCTAATGAATCTGTTTCTTTGATAATGTTGATGTCCTTCTCCAGATAGGATTCAGAAGATCCACTAAAACGCCCCCAGAGCAATGCCATGAAAAGCCAGAAAATAGCCTTATTGGCTTCCTCTGCACTTTCAAACTTTAAATCTTTGCGAGATAGATAGTAGATTAATACATACAGTACATAGAATGAACTGTAACTATCAGAAGAGTCAATGTATGCACTATCCCTTAGAATATTGATGAGATACGATAATAGTTTTTTGAGTTTAGGCCATGCTTCCTCAAATTGCTCCTGGGTGACATCTGCAATTTCAGCAGTGTATTTTCCTCTGCCAGTTGTTAAGATGTTGATACATCTGGTCAGAAACCTGAAGCTAAAGTCGTAATTATAAGTTTTGTACTCCTCTATTACTTCCCTAAAACGTTCTTTTACCTGGGGCCAGTTAGAAGTAATGATGGCTAAGGCAAGATCCGATTCACTGAGCGTAGTACCTGTCTTATTTACTAGGTTAAATATCTCTACAACTTTGTCTAACTCGGTAATTGTAATTTCTTTGATATAGTATCCGTAGTTTTCAATTTCACCTAGCTTGTTGATAGTATCAATCTTGCTTAGATAAAAACTCTTTGTATCTGCGTCCAAGCTATTTAAATCCTTTAGAAAAGCAGATACTCCTCCCTTGCTCAAAAAATCGGAAACATGAATCCACTCCGGATTATTTTCCATCTTCCGAGGCATATAGTATTCAAATTCTTCAGTCTCCAGATTGAAGTATAAGTCCGTACGCAGAGATACCCCTTCATACCAGGAGGGTGTTTTACCTCTGAAAATAGTATAAATGGTAGTGAGTCTTTGTTGCCCATCAAGAATAAGCTGATGGTAAATAGAATTGGTATCAGGCTTATCTCCTCGTATTTTAGAAGGTTCTCTGGTTTTCCAGATCAGAAATGACCCTGAAGGGTACTCTAAAAAAAGAGATCTAAAAAACTCTTTTACCTGGGTGCTATTCCAAACATATCCTCTCTGAAACTCAGGGATAGTATACTCCCCATTGTCAATAGACATTAAAATGTCCTTAATCTTCTTTTCAATAGCCATCTTACAACCTTTAACTTAAGAATTTTTGAAGTACTGATTTAAATTTATCTTCTGCTTTCAAGCTCTCATTCCATGCCTCTTTTAGGTCAGCTAAGGCCTCTTCAACGGTAGGTAAATCATCTTCAATGATTTTTTCTACATACAGAGGAATATTGAGATTGAAGTCATTTTCTATGATATCTTCTAGAGATGTCACTTTTACATGGTTTTCTACATCTTCAAAGGCCGAATACCACTCATAAATCTGTTTTACGTGCAGCGGCTCCAGGAAATTCTTGGCTCTTCCTATTCTGATCTGATCAGCAGCATCAATAAATAGTACCTTATCTTTTTTAGCTGCTTCTTTTTGCTTTTTGAAGACCATAATACAGGCTGCTAGTTGTGTACCGTAGAAAATATTAGGTCCAATACCGATCACAGCTTCCAACAAATCATCTTCTAATAAGGCCTTTCGTATTTTGCCTTCTGCCCCTTTACGGAATAGCGCACCATGAGGAAGTACTACAGTCATTCTTCCACTCGCATTCATGGATTTGATCATATGCTGTACCCAGGCCATATCAGCATTACCCTGAGGGGGTACACCGGCTATGTTACGTCCAAAGGGGTCATTGGCCCAATTCTCCGCTCCCCAATTACCAAGTGAGAATGGAGGGTTAGCAATAACACAGTCAAAAGTCTTCAAACCATCAGCCTCAAAAAATACTGGGTTTTTCAGTGTATCACCTCTCTCTATAAAGAAATCCTCAACCCCATGCAGAAACATATTCATTCTGGCAATAGAGCTAGAAGTAAGGTTCTTCTCCTGACCATATAGCTTAAGTGTGCGGTAATCCTGCTGATGGTCTTTTAGGTGATCCACACATTCCAAGAGCATGCCTCCGGTACCGCAAGCCGGATCGTAGATGGTTTCACCTTCTTTAGGATCTAGGATATGACCCATAAGGTGAACTACTGAGCGAGGAGTATAAAACTCACCTGCTTTTTTGTTAGTGAGATCCGCAAAATGCTTGATCAGATACTCATAAGCCTGGCCTAAAATGTCAGGGTCTACCAGTTCATTAGATAAAGTATATTGGGAAAAATGCTCAATTAGATCAGTAAGAAGGCGATCCGAGAGTTTATTTTTATTGCTCCACTGGGCGTCACCAAAAATATCATATAAATACTCTTGGTTAGCCTGCTCTATACCTCTTAGGGCTTTTTCAATAGCTAACCCTACATTGGTAGTAGTCTCACTTACATCTTTCCAATGACACCCTTCAGGAATCTCAAATCTGTGAAATTCAGGTAATGAAGCATATTCTTCATCGCCACCAGATTCTTCTAAAGCTTGTCTATATTCTTCATCGTAAGTATCTGAGATTCTTTTAAAAAAAAGGAGAGGGAATATGTATACTTTAAAGTCTGAGGCATCTACTGGACCTTTAAGTATCCATGCTGCTTTTGAAAGGTATTGTTCTAATTGAGAGAGCGTTAGTTTGGTTTCTGTCATAGCATAAGTGTAAAATTCAGTATTATTCACTGTTTCCACCTTTTAAATTAAGATTGGCTAAATTGAGAGAATTCGTGAGCATTTATCGCAACCTGTTAAATTACACTTGAGACAGATATGATAATCTATCAATGCAATCTAAATCATTAATTTTGTAATAAGCAGTAACACTTTATTAAACACAAGCAAATAAAGATTTCAATATAGTAAAGAAATTGTGATGAAAAATCTAGGTGAAACCGATATTCCCAACGAAGTAAAATTTTCTTATGAATTCCCGGAAACTACAATCAAGAAGTTGAATAAGTAAATTGTAGACACACCTTAAACCGTTAATTTTAATTAATATTAATGGAATCAAGCTTTTACTCTCTATTATTTTACTCGGTGGGTGTATTTTAAGACATAGAAGCTTATTCCCATATGCTGATCATCATTGAGTGATCACTAAGCTTGTTTGTACGTACATTATGGTCATAGTAACAGTTTACTATGGTGAGGTTTTTAGATAGAATATGGTCAAACCTCCTTCCCACTTTATTGCTGTGTCCCACATGCCAGCTGTAGTCGTGCACATTGTAGCCCTGAATTGTACGATAATTATCCACAAAACCATAGGGCTCTAGTCCTTTCAGCAAGCCATATTCACCATCATGCCATCGGCTTCCCTGCTCTCTGCACCTGGCAAGGCGGATACTACCATCCTTACGAATTTTTTGCCCCCAGGTGACCAGTGTACCATCGCAAAGTTCAGTTTGGGGAGAGTTGAAATCTCCACAAAGAATAGCAGGGGTATCAGAAACACAGGTCAGATGATGATGTACACCTTCAAAGGTCTCAATCTTTATCCATCCATTGGAGGCTCCGGGTGGAATGTGCGTGGTAGTTATTTCAAGGTTGTCATAGGCTGGCACACACACAGTCAAAGCCTTCTCGGGCCAGATCAATTTGGGTTGGTCTGTAGGGTATATCTCTTCTTTGGCAGCAATCATCACAAAGTTGTTCCTGGATTTAGGAAGTTCAGGATCATAGTGATGAATTGTAGAGGTCACATGATAACCTTCTTGTTCTAATACTCCACACCATAGATCATGAGTAGAGGCCTTAATTTCTTGTAATGCAATAAAATCCGGTTTATGCGTAAGAATAGCTTCAAATTGGAAAGGTAATTTCTTTTTGCGACCAGCCGTATTCCAGGTAATGAGTTTCATAACCCTTAAATAAACATAGACAAGGCAAATCAAATAGACAGAACAAATGGGTACCTTACTCAGGTATAGTTTTATGACTTAATTTCTGTTCAATAAGAATTAATTTGACTTTCACATCTAATCTTTTTCAGAACATTGCAGCCTATGAGAAGGTGTTTTATTGGCCATAGAAGTTGTTATGTAATTGAAAAGATTTATAGCCTTATATTTCTTTTATGAATAGGATGAGTAAAGAGTTATAAACTAAGAATGTTGGTGAAATTGTTGGTGAAAAAGAAAAAGCCACTCACAATTTTGATCGTAAGTGGCTGATTGTCAAGTGATCCCGCCAGGACTCGAACCTGGAACCTACTGCTTAGAAGGCAGTTGCTCTATCCAGTTGAGCTACGAGACCAAAATTTTAAAGAGCAGAGTATTTGCAAAACTCTCATCCCCTTGGTCTGCGAGACCTTCAAGATTGCCTTAGTGTAGAAGGCTTTTCTTAAATGAGCTGCAAATGTACGCAATATCTGCTTAATTATGCAAGGCCATCTGCTAGAATTTCGCCTAGCGATAACCCTGGGCTTGTAAATCAAAGAGTTCAGCATACTTCCCTCCTTTAATCAGCAACTCTTCATGAGTGCCTATCTCCAGTAAACCTCCTTTTTCCAGTACCAATATCCGGTCGGCCATGCGAACAGTGGAGAAGCGGTGAGAAATTAAGACCGCGCTTTTGCCTTCAGTCAGGTCGGCAAAACGACGAAATACTTCGTACTCCGCCCGGGCATCTAATGCAGCAGTAGGTTCATCCAAAACCAGCAATTGAGCATCTCGCATGTAAGCCCGGCTGATAGCGATTTTCTGCCATTCCCCTCCCGAAAGGTTGACCCCTTCCGCAAACCTACGCCCAATCATCTGCTCATAACCTTTGGGCAACTTACTGATTACTTGGTCAGCCATGCCACGATATGCGGCATCATCTACTTTGAGGCGATTATCTTTTTCTTCTATTTTCCCTACCGCAATATTTGTGGAAGCATTCATCTGATAACGCACAAAATCCTGAAAGATCACACCAATGGCTTCCCGTAGTTCTGCAGGGTTATATTCTCTAAGATCACGGCCATCAAGTAATATTCTTCCTTCATTAGGGTCATAAAGACGAGTAATTAGTTTGATGATGGTGGTTTTTCCAGCACCGTTTTCTCCCACCAGAGCCAGCTTTTCTCCGGCATGAAGCGTAAAAGATAGATTCCTTACTGCCCATATATTTGTGTTAGGGTATTTAAATCCTACCTTTTCAAAGGTGAAGCCCCCTTGTATGGGCTGAGGTACAGGCAAGGATTTGTCATTTACCGCGATAAGGGGTTTCATTTCAAAGAAATCAAAGAAATCCTGCAGATAAAGCGCTCCTTCTGCCATGCTAGAAAACTGGTTCAGAACATTCTCAAGCAGCGTACGCAAACGTGAAAAAGAGCCAGCCAAGAAAGTAAGGTCACCAATGCTAAGCTGGCCATTTACGGTTTGGAGAATGATCATGACATAGGCGCCATAATACCCGGCGCTGCCGATGGTGGCAAACACACTCCCCCAGCGGGCACGGTCTATGGCTACTTTGCGGTTGGCCAAATAGTATTTATCAGCCAATCTGCTGAAGTGTTTGACCAGAAAATCTGATAAACCAAAGATTTTTACTTCTTTAGCTGTCTCATCACTGGCGCCGATAAAGCGGAAATAGTCCAGCTCTCTTCGCTCAGGTGTCCATTGGGTATTGAGCGAGTAGCTACGCTCATTGAAATGTGATTCTCCCAAAAATGCAGGGACTACCGCTACCAGTATGAGTAAAATGAGCCAGGGGTTAAAAGCTACCAATCCGGCAGCCAGAAAACCAATGGTAATGATGCTCTGAAACTGGCTGAGCACCTGTGTCATTAGCGTAGTACGCCTTACTGTTTGCCGACGAGCCCGCTCCAGTTTGTCATAAAAATCTGCGTCTTCAAACTGGGCGAGGTCTAGTGAACCAGCATGCTGCATCAGCCGTACAGAAGATTCGTTGGCGAATTTATCGCCCAAAAGACTATCCAAAAGTACAGTAGCCCGGTTGATGGCATCTGAAACAATCGCTAGTAATAGTTCCAGCCCTATGTAGGTAAAAAGTAATGTGAGCTCAGCCTCTCCGGAAGCTTGAGTTAGCCTTACGACTTCATCAATAATGAGTTTACCAATGTATAAGGTTGTAACCGGAATAGCAGCTCGCACCACACGCAAGATCACATTGGCCGTAAACATTTTAGGGCTTACCTGCCATATTAAGCGGAAGAAAGCAGGCAAGTGCTGTAGCGCCTGAAATCTTTCTCTTAGTGAAAGCCTTTCTCCTTGCTTTACTTTATCTTTGGCTGAAGTTTGTTTTTTATCTTTGTTTAAACTCATTTTCGGGTAGAAAGGGAAACTTTTTGTATACTTACTAAGTACTTTAGCTAATTGCTAATCAAAACCAACTGCCTTGAATACGGCGAGTCAAAATATCCGGTACCTCAGAAGAAAGTACCAGTTTACACAAGAACAAATGGCCCAAAAGCTGGGTATTAAGCGGTCCTTGCTAGGAGCATATGAGGAAGCCAGGGCCAACCCCCGGCTGGAGGTGCTGGTGAAAGCAGCCGAACTATTCAACGTCTCGGTGGATCAGTTGGTTTCCAAACCCCTGAGTAAACCCCTCGGAGAACCCCAGAAGTCTGGCCAGTCCGGGAATATCCATTCTGGGACTCGCCAGTCCAGGACTATCCAGTCCGAGAATATCCATTCTGAGAATATCCATTCTGGGAATATCCATTCTGGGAATATCCATTCTGGGACCCACCATACCAGGATGCAGCAAACTCATGAAGAGGAGGCAGATGACGCGTTTTATGGTGAGCATTTATCAGGAGAAGGGAAGTCCGCTAGCCGGGAAGCTAACAAGCTATCAGATGAATCAGATACATACGCTCATCAACCACCAGCTAAAAGACCTTATCTGCCTCCCAGGAAAATTAATTTTCCAGCTTCTGAGAGCAAAAAGGCTTTGCAGCGTGTGCGCTTAGTAGTGGAAGGTGAGTTTAAGCAGTATTTCTATAATGCAGTGGAAAGAGAATATCTGGAAACTTTGCCAGAACTAACACTCCCGCTACCTTCATCTGCCGACCAATACCGTGCTTTTGAGATCATTGATGATGCTATGCGGCCCCTAAAAAAGGGAGCAATAGCAGTAGGATGTAGGATAGAAAGTATCCAAAAGCTTAAAGATGGTAAACCGCATATTCTGATTACCCGAACTGAAGGTATTCTTTTCCGTCGCGTTTATAATCATATTGCCCGCTCAGGAAACTTACTGCTGGAAGCCAATCATCCGGCTTATGAGCGCATTAGCCTGCCTGTACTGGGTAAGGAGGTGGAAGCATGGGAAGTGGTCTTATATATCTCTGCTGATGATCCTTATCAGTTTTCTCCTGTTCGGGATAACAATGAAGCGATAGATTTACCCCGGCTCACGTCCATCGTATTAGAGCTGCAGCAGGAAGTGATGAAGCTGAAAGAGAATTTGTAGTTTTTCAGAAAAAGCTTCTGAACATCTTCTCCATTTCACCCACTGCATCCTTTTTTTTACTGGGGTTGCTCACTGCAGTTCCTAGCTTGTACCAAAGTCCATCTCCCTGATCAATATACTTTCCGGGCTTATTGGGAAGCTTGTTTTTAGCTTTTTCAGGATCATAATCAGGCAGGTAGACAGTCTGTAGAAGAGGCATAAGCTGCTCCCACTTGAGTGTTTTCTCTTCTTTCTTTCCATTTTTCTCTCTCATCACGGTAAGAGAACGATGGCTGAAGCGAGGCTGTACACTGATTGTTTGCTTATCGTTAGCGCCTAGTTCTACATAACTTATCTTCAAAGGAAGTTCTTTCTTGCTGATTTCATAAATTGCCTGGATAATCTCTTGCGTAAAGTATTCCCAACCCTCTATATTGTCAGGAATACCTTTCTCTGTCTCATCATTTTCGTAATTCAGCTTAAGTTCAAGTACCTGCTGGCTATCTGGTTTTGGCGATTCAAAAAGATGATTGGTACTGGCTACTACATCTAAGATGGCAGGTTTCCAGGGCTTAGGGAGCGAGCCTTTCCACTCAAAATCATCATAAAGCGTAAAGCCTTCTTCTATAATTTCTTCCTCACTAAGCTGCTCACGTTCAGTATATTTGATCTGAAAAGAAGTTTGAAGCTGGGCAGAGGAGAAGTCAATGCTCAGGCGATACTCGTGGGCGTAGGGAGGAGGTACTACCAGGGTTTGAAAAATGATTTCTATTTGTTTAATACGGGATTTAATGAGCGACATGGAATTTTATTAGGTATTTTAACTGTAAATATAGTGCCTTTTCCTAAGGTTGACACTACACTTATACTACCCTCAAGTTTCTCTAATGTTTCATTAACGATATAAAGCCCCAGGCCGGAGCCTATGCCATCCTGATTGGCCCGAAAAAACATCTCAAAAACTTTGTTCTGGTGATCTTTTGCTATACCCATGCCATTGTCTTCTACTTCCAGCATAGCCATATCATCTTTTGTAGTAACCCTGATCTTTACGAATGACTTTCTACGGTGGGGAGCCGAATAGCGAATAGCGTTGGACAACAAATTGCTGACAATAATGCTCAGCCTGTGTTTATCAGAATAAAATGGACTGTGCTGTTGTATACTGACGTATTTCTCTATGTGGATTGAGTTATCCATATAGTCTAATTGTTCAAATATCATATGGATTATGTCAGAAAAGTCAATTTCCACTTGTTGAATTTCTGTGCGGGCATTTTTGCTTACATGCACGATATCCTGAATGAACCCATCCAGCCTTTTGACGCTTTTTTCTTTAAGCAAAAGATACTCTTTTACCTTATCAATGTTTTTTTCCAGTTTGGCAAGGTGAATGAGGCCAAGGATAGAAGTAAGTGGCGCCCTGAGATCATGAGAAGCCCGGTAAACAAAACGATCCAGCTCATGATTAATCTTTTTCATTATCTGATTTTGAGATTCCAGAGCCTGCGTTCGTTCAGAAACCATGCTTTCCAGCTCAGTATTGTACGTTTTTACCTTGAGTGACTCTGCTTCAAGTCTTTGAATAAGGTTAGTAAAGGTCTTTAACATACGATATGCAATAATGCTTAGTATTGCGAAAATCATCATGTAGCTAAAGAGGAGGGAAAACGGATGGGTATCAAAAGGTTGTATAGATGTCTTGTATGCAATGATAAAGTAGTGAATGGCGATAGACACAAAACCTAAGCTGCAAACGATAAGCATTTGGTAAGTTTGCTGCATAAAAAACGCTACGCAGAGTATACACAAGGTAAACAGAAGGGTAGTTTCAAGTATTCGGTAATACGTAAGGTCGTGGGCATAAAAATAGTCAGTAAGTATACTATGGATGATGATGATGCTAACGAGACATATCAGGTAAATATGAGCGGCAATGTTTTGGCGGCAGGTTTTGATTAAATATAGGGCAAATGCAGAAGACAATAAGAAGATCAGGTCTCCAAATATCACCAATAAGGGCTTGGCATCAGCAATATGAATAATGATACCGATTAGAAGAGAAGGAATAGTAATAAGGCAAGCAATTACTAAAACTCTGGCTTTTTCCTTCTCATACAGCGATCCCTTTTCGTAAGTATGTGTAAAATATTGAGTCAACCCGTCCACAGCGAATTATTAATCAATGGGTGAAGTAGTAAGTAAGTTAGCAATTTTGTAATAGCTAGTCCAGTGTAGGGAGGTAAACAGTAAACTTAGTCATTTTTCCAGGCTCAGAGTAAACATCAATGGTCGCGTTAAGCTTATCAACAGTTTCTTTGACAATATATAAACCTAGCCCGCTACCGCTTTTATTCTGGTTGGCTCTGTAGAACATCTCATATATACGGGCTTGATGTTCATTATCTATGCCTACACCATTATCTTCTACCGCTATCTTAGCACCTTTCCGGTTGACTTGAACACATACTTTTACAAAGGGTTGGGGCTGGTTGAGGTTGGCATAACGTAAAGCATTAGAAATCAAATTTCTAAGTATGACTCGTATCCTTCGGGTATCAGAATAAAAGTCTAATGTTTGATCAATCTCGCTAATTTTTTTAATACTGTGACTTTCCTGATCATATTGTTGCTCTTCAAATATTTCATCTATAAGCTTCTGAAAATCAACAGCCTCTTTCTGAATAGTTAGGCGTGCGTTTTTAGAAAGGTCCATGATTTCTCTGATAAAGCTATCTAGCTTCAGTATGCTTTTTTCCTGCAGGTCCAGATAGTGCATTATTGTGGAGTGGTCTTCTTCTTCCCGGGCAATATGGATAAGGCCTAATACGGAAGAAAGGGGGGCTCTGAGATCATGAGACACACTATAGACAAACTGGTCCAGCTCACCATTAACTTTTTTGAGTGCCAGGTTTTGCTGGAGCAGTTGCTCTTCCGCCTCTTTCTGGGCAGTAATATCCTGAGATATCCCGAAGATTACCTTTGGCGCATTAGCCTTGTAATGCGAGTATAGCATGAATTGGAGCAGCGTTCCATTTTGGTGATAGAGGCGATAGGGAAACTGATCCTGAAAATGAGGGTCTCCTTCATTTTGCTCAGCCCAGGCTAGCCTTTCCTGTAAGAACGAAATATCCTCAGGGTAGAGAAAGCGCTCAACAAATTCTTCCATGCTAAGGATAAGATCTTCATCTGTAGGGAGTCCTATTACGTTGAGTCCTTCTTTACCGATTTTGATCATACGGGTTTGCAGGTCAAATTCCCAGCTGGCAGCGCCAGCGATTTTAAGTGCCTTAATCAGGTTGTATTCGTATTCTTTTGCTTTTTCTTCAACTTTTTTAAGGGTGGTGATATCCTGTCCGAATAATGAGACCTCTCTTACTTCCTGCTCTGTTTTGATTGGGTTGAACGTAATCTGGAAAAAAGTTTTTTCCTGCTTTACCATTTCCACAATCATCTCGCTAAAACCCTCTCCACGAAATGCTTTTTCAAAGCGAGTTTGCCAGAAGTCTCTGATATGCTCAGGGTATTTGG
Proteins encoded:
- a CDS encoding helix-turn-helix domain-containing protein; translation: MNTASQNIRYLRRKYQFTQEQMAQKLGIKRSLLGAYEEARANPRLEVLVKAAELFNVSVDQLVSKPLSKPLGEPQKSGQSGNIHSGTRQSRTIQSENIHSENIHSGNIHSGNIHSGTHHTRMQQTHEEEADDAFYGEHLSGEGKSASREANKLSDESDTYAHQPPAKRPYLPPRKINFPASESKKALQRVRLVVEGEFKQYFYNAVEREYLETLPELTLPLPSSADQYRAFEIIDDAMRPLKKGAIAVGCRIESIQKLKDGKPHILITRTEGILFRRVYNHIARSGNLLLEANHPAYERISLPVLGKEVEAWEVVLYISADDPYQFSPVRDNNEAIDLPRLTSIVLELQQEVMKLKENL
- a CDS encoding sensor histidine kinase, with amino-acid sequence MDGLTQYFTHTYEKGSLYEKEKARVLVIACLITIPSLLIGIIIHIADAKPLLVIFGDLIFLLSSAFALYLIKTCRQNIAAHIYLICLVSIIIIHSILTDYFYAHDLTYYRILETTLLFTLCILCVAFFMQQTYQMLIVCSLGFVSIAIHYFIIAYKTSIQPFDTHPFSLLFSYMMIFAILSIIAYRMLKTFTNLIQRLEAESLKVKTYNTELESMVSERTQALESQNQIMKKINHELDRFVYRASHDLRAPLTSILGLIHLAKLEKNIDKVKEYLLLKEKSVKRLDGFIQDIVHVSKNARTEIQQVEIDFSDIIHMIFEQLDYMDNSIHIEKYVSIQQHSPFYSDKHRLSIIVSNLLSNAIRYSAPHRRKSFVKIRVTTKDDMAMLEVEDNGMGIAKDHQNKVFEMFFRANQDGIGSGLGLYIVNETLEKLEGSISVVSTLGKGTIFTVKIPNKIPCRSLNPVLNK
- a CDS encoding PAS domain-containing sensor histidine kinase, producing the protein MQPENNISKNDTYPISDGYDLESVASDVNAIRHLILNESSEELEVISKKEWQFIADEYAFIGFLINQKIILYWVKGNVRKKHSKAVYERMKKVVAFADQSQQLYHILDLSNINAFSLSARKVYEDITNALAPHWKHSYYVLSGLGTTIFRIYTSIHPGFSDKVTLARSLPKAIHIILRKEHSEQARSKRHSDTSFDPHQASHQELLQEYLYLTDKHEKLHYLHKNRAQKLLEMVGRMTWHKDFDTTDFHTDYNDAFYNVFGALALLQYDMKEIFNQQKRANQTLEREVATRTSQLSSVIENTSEMIMSVNCNWQVQVINTAFQRRFHEAYGQNLKSGDFLLSKYPEHIRDFWQTRFEKAFRGEGFSEMIVEMVKQEKTFFQITFNPIKTEQEVREVSLFGQDITTLKKVEEKAKEYEYNLIKALKIAGAASWEFDLQTRMIKIGKEGLNVIGLPTDEDLILSMEEFVERFLYPEDISFLQERLAWAEQNEGDPHFQDQFPYRLYHQNGTLLQFMLYSHYKANAPKVIFGISQDITAQKEAEEQLLQQNLALKKVNGELDQFVYSVSHDLRAPLSSVLGLIHIAREEEDHSTIMHYLDLQEKSILKLDSFIREIMDLSKNARLTIQKEAVDFQKLIDEIFEEQQYDQESHSIKKISEIDQTLDFYSDTRRIRVILRNLISNALRYANLNQPQPFVKVCVQVNRKGAKIAVEDNGVGIDNEHQARIYEMFYRANQNKSGSGLGLYIVKETVDKLNATIDVYSEPGKMTKFTVYLPTLD